The Drosophila albomicans strain 15112-1751.03 unplaced genomic scaffold, ASM965048v2 utg000205l_pilon, whole genome shotgun sequence genome includes a window with the following:
- the LOC127566292 gene encoding uncharacterized protein LOC127566292 has translation MYDGILRLDLPTGASLIGFADHIALLVVAKELEVAETNCNLAIDCIRTWHKTEAVLISSRKKVESAVVKVGAAHITSKRTLKYLGVTIDSRLSFREHLQEVGRKAAVTNRALSRLMPNTRGPKESRRALISSVTRSIALYAAPIWADAVFKSLYIGGLASTFRLSSIRIISGFRTVSDEAAHVIAGIPPFEEMVRERVISGHGCFRSYLFQFGHNTAEECPACFPTAVEDAEHVIFQCGRYATLRQELADGIGERLTVSTLVPLMLVSATNWTLISQFVAAVMIEQRRAEKARQRTRE, from the exons ATGTATGACGGAATCCTTCGACTGGACTTGCCGACAGGAGCAAGCCTAATTGGTTTCGCCGACCACATTGCGCTACTTGTGGTCGCTAAGGAGCTGGAGGTCGCCgaaacaaattgcaatctAGCTATCGATTGCATTAGGACTTGGCATAAAACGGAAGCAGTGCTGATCAGTAGCAGGAAGAAGGTTGAATCGGCGGTAGTCAAGGTCGGAGCCGCCCATATTACCTCCAAGCGAACACTCAAGTATCTGGGAGTGACGATCGACTCGAGGCTAAGTTTTCGAGAACACTTGCAGGAGGTTGGTCGCAAGGCTGCAGTCACCAACAGGGCGTTATCTCGCCTGATGCCCAACACCAGGGGCCCCAAAGAGAGTCGTCGAGCACTAATTTCAAGCGTGACAAGGTCCATAGCCCTCTATGCTGCTCCTATCTGGGCAGACGCCGTTTTCAAAAGCTTGTACATCGGCGGCTTGGCGTCAACCTTCCGGCTGAGCTCCATCAGAATCATAAGCGGTTTCAGGACCGTTTCAGACGAGGCTGCACATGTCATTGCCGGCATACCCCCCTTCGAGGAAATGGTCAGGGAGAGG GTCATCAGTGGCCACGGCTGCTTCAGGAGCTATTTGTTCCAGTTCGGACATAACACAGCCGAAGAGTGCCCCGCCTGTTTCCCGACTGCGGTGGAGGATGCCGAGCATGTCATTTTTCAGTGCGGTAGATACGCAACCCTCAGACAAGAGCTGGCAGATGGAATTGGCGAAAGGTTAACTGTGTCGACGTTGGTTCCGCTGATGCTGGTATCGGCCACTAACTGGACACTGATCAGCCAATTTGTGGCAGCGGTCATGATCGAGCAAAGGAGGGCCGAGAAGGCCAGACAAAGAACGAGGGAGTAA